Sequence from the Elusimicrobiota bacterium genome:
GCCTGGGCGCGGCGGGGCGTCAGCCGTCCCTCGGCGTGGAGGTCGAGCACGGCGCGGGCGGCGTGGCAGTTCATGACAGGAGCTCCTTGAGCTTGGCGCGCCCGCGGTGCAGGCGCACGTCGAGGGCGGACAGCGAGCAGCCGAGGGTGGAGGCGGCCTCCTCGCGCGGCACCCCTTCGAGGTCGACGAGGACGATCGCCATGCGCATCGCGGGCGTGATCAAGGTCAGCGCCCCTTGGACCCGGTCGGTGTTCTCCCGGGCCTGGGCCAGGCGCTCCGGCCCCGGGGCGGTCTCGGCGAGGAAGTCCTCGAGCGAGGCCGAGTCCTCGTCTTTTTTATGGGACAGGGACACCGAGCGGCGCGAGGCCTCTTTGCGCAGGCTCGTGAAGTAGACGTTCTTCAGGATCTGCACCATCCAGGCCTCGAAGGGCAGGCTCGGGTCGTATTTGTCGAAGTATTTCATGACTCTCAAGAAAGCCTCCTGGACGACGTCGCCCGCGTCGGTTGAGTTGCCCGTCATGCGCAAGGCGACGGCATAGGCCTTGTCGGCGTGCAGGGCGATGAGGCGGTCGATCTCGGCGTCCACCTGGGCTTCCTTGTTTTTCCTTACCGCGGCTCGAGGCGAGAACTTACATGCCGCAGTGACATGGATTATAACAACCTAAGTGGGTCCTATGGCTGAGCGGCCTGGGTCTAAAGACGGTCGACGCGCTTTCCTTAAGCGGCTAATATGTTGGCGAGATGAAGATGTCCCCTATGAGGATGTCCTTCCTGGCGGTCGCCGCCCTCCTGGCGGCGGGTCCTCTATCCGCCCAAACCCGGCTCGGGGCGTTCGGCGAAGCGGGCGCGAACGGCGCCTCGGGCGTCTCGGTCAATTCGACTTTGTCCGGCCCCGCGGCGCCCGCTTTCTCTCCGTCCCTGTCCGCCGCCTCGCTGAACCCGTCTTTGACCGCTCCGGCCGCCGCGGTCTCGCCGGCGGCCGCCGTGAAGGCCGCGGCCCCGGTCCCGGCCGCGCTGCCCAAGGACGAGGCCGTCCGCGCGACGCTCGAGGCGCTGGCGCCCGAGAAGCTCGAGAGGATCTCCGGCGAATCCGCGAAAGCCTTGTCCGGGCGCCTCCTCGGCCTCGAGGAAGGCCGCGGCGAGTCCGCCGACGCCGTCTCCGGCCGCTTCGCGGCCTCCGCTCCCGAGCTCGAGCCGTCGTCGGACCGGGGCGTCGAGCCGGCGCATGAGCCGCGCGCGCCCGAGCCCTCGCGCCCGACCTACGGCCTGCGCCGGACCCTCGCCGACCGGTTCCATCACGCCCGTCTCCTGGCCCAGAACTACTACTGGTACTCGGTCACGCACATCGTGGACATGTACCCCGCCTACCAGCAGCGCTGGGAGGAGGCGAAGGCGAAGGGCGCGGCCAACGTGTCCCGTCCGCGCGCGTTCTTCGCCCACATGCGCATCGCCGCGGGAAGCGGCCGCTTCTATGTCCTCGGCGCGGCGCCGCTCGAGGACGACGCCGTGATCTCGACCTTCCGCGCCGACCTCCTCCGCTGGTTCGACGCCCCGGGCGTCATCGGAGCGCGCGAGCTCGCCGCGTTCGATGCTTTCACCGCCCGCGCGAAGTCCTATAACGCCGAGCGCCGCGCGCCGTCGAACATGCGCAAGCACATCCGCGACGCCCTGCTCAAAGCCGCGACGATGGAGCCGTCCAAGATCGCCGCGTTCTTCGACTCGCTCCTGGTCGAGGAGACCGCCCGCGAGACCGCCGACTTCCAGAACAAGGGCGCGCAGAAGCGCATCCTCGACGCGTTCAGGAAGGAGATGATGGACACGCTCGCGGAGGAGCCGGAGGGCGCGACGGGCCGCATCCGCGCCGCCATCCTCCTCGGCAGCTTCGCGACCGGCTCGGCCGGCCCGAAGAGCGATTTCGACGTCGAGCTCCTGACCGACGGCGGCAGCAACGCGCGCTCCGCGGCCTTCATCAGGCGCCTGACCGGACGCTGGGTCGCCACGGGGCACCACGCGCGCAACCCGGTCACCGTCCACGACTTCCCGTCCACGCCGACGCGCGGCATCATCGACCTCGTCCACACCGGCGACTACATCGTGATCTCCCTCGACCCCGCGCTCGAGGCCGAGCTCCAGCGCAAGCCCGGCGAATACGCTCCCCGCATGGTCCGCGCGGACAGCCTGCGGGGCAAGGTCAACCGCGCGATGCAGTACGGCGTGATCGTCGCCTCCACCTACATCGGCCAGCTCAAGGCGCGCTTCGGCGCGGCCTCGTCCCGCCGCTAAGCGCTATACTATCCCCTATGAAAGGGAAGCTCTGGGAGCTGGGGCCGTTCGTGCTCG
This genomic interval carries:
- a CDS encoding RNA polymerase sigma factor codes for the protein MDAEIDRLIALHADKAYAVALRMTGNSTDAGDVVQEAFLRVMKYFDKYDPSLPFEAWMVQILKNVYFTSLRKEASRRSVSLSHKKDEDSASLEDFLAETAPGPERLAQARENTDRVQGALTLITPAMRMAIVLVDLEGVPREEAASTLGCSLSALDVRLHRGRAKLKELLS
- a CDS encoding nucleotidyltransferase domain-containing protein, whose protein sequence is MKMSPMRMSFLAVAALLAAGPLSAQTRLGAFGEAGANGASGVSVNSTLSGPAAPAFSPSLSAASLNPSLTAPAAAVSPAAAVKAAAPVPAALPKDEAVRATLEALAPEKLERISGESAKALSGRLLGLEEGRGESADAVSGRFAASAPELEPSSDRGVEPAHEPRAPEPSRPTYGLRRTLADRFHHARLLAQNYYWYSVTHIVDMYPAYQQRWEEAKAKGAANVSRPRAFFAHMRIAAGSGRFYVLGAAPLEDDAVISTFRADLLRWFDAPGVIGARELAAFDAFTARAKSYNAERRAPSNMRKHIRDALLKAATMEPSKIAAFFDSLLVEETARETADFQNKGAQKRILDAFRKEMMDTLAEEPEGATGRIRAAILLGSFATGSAGPKSDFDVELLTDGGSNARSAAFIRRLTGRWVATGHHARNPVTVHDFPSTPTRGIIDLVHTGDYIVISLDPALEAELQRKPGEYAPRMVRADSLRGKVNRAMQYGVIVASTYIGQLKARFGAASSRR